Proteins from a genomic interval of Corythoichthys intestinalis isolate RoL2023-P3 chromosome 3, ASM3026506v1, whole genome shotgun sequence:
- the znf366 gene encoding zinc finger protein 366, producing the protein METVQFSHSTSPPFREDARPPDQHRFYLTSRPINFKHSTGDSDTSQQVAPNFFPMLSSTQTNREGSQKRKKTPYKMGDHEFESIEESWTPKAINRSHLPFPSEPSAPLPAHPGMIELSRLQYHHRTADIDLSVQVKREHLSPPPMWPPPPFLIHPSYFPPLHHSLIPYPFFMPSTVVPFPPREDVRPAKHIRIAPTRGAPSGGEKPGFDVHVDDSYYVDVGGDQKRWKCRMCDKSYTSKYNLVTHILGHKGIKPHGCHLCGKLFKQLSHLHTHLLTHRGMRPHKCQVCHKAFTQTSHLKRHMMQHSDVKPYSCSVCGRGFAYPSELRAHELKHEKGQDNVCVECGLDFPTLAQLKRHLTAHRGPTLYRCSECQKTFQYPSQLQNHMMKHKDIRPYICSECGMEFIQSHHLKQHTLTHKGVKEHKCRICGREFTLLANMKRHVLIHTNVRAYQCHKCFKSFVQKQTLKAHMIVHSDIKPYKCKLCGKEFNRMHNLMGHMHLHSDSKPFKCLYCSSKFTLKGNLTRHMKVKHGILDRGLDERLFHQRGRFCLSSPMSILGRFNQKEPFDLSQKPSGPSGLHLPQSDGESVPGSSCQEEDEDSLYRQSQYSPDEYQQESRGRMTPATDGHLNASWGRLESRACYEEAERSHRELEDGAAESEQDEELDIVSNSLKTDNVREPTEPKDEGEKEYE; encoded by the exons ATGGAAACAGTCCAGTTTTCACATTCAACAAGTCCTCCTTTCAGAGAGGATGCCCGTCCACCAGATCAGCACAGGTTCTATTTGACCTCACGTCCCATCAATTTTAAACACTCCACTGGGGACAGTGATACCTCACAACAGGTTGCACCTAATTTCTTCCCCATGCTGAGCTCCACTCAGACTAACAGAGAAGGGTCCCAAAAGCGCAAAAAGACTCCTTATAAAATGGGTGACCATGAGTTTGAGAGTATTGAGGAAAGCTGGACGCCCAAAGCGATCAATCGCTCCCACTTGCCCTTTCCGTCTGAGCCCAGCGCTCCCTTGCCTGCTCACCCCGGAATGATCGAGTTGAGTAGACTGCAGTATCATCACAGGACCGCCGACATTGACCTTTCTGTCCAGGTGAAGCGGGAACATCTAAGTCCCCCTCCGATGTGGCCCCCGCCTCCTTTCCTCATCCATCCGTCATACTTCCCACCTCTCCACCACAGCCTCATCCCATATCCCTTCTTCATGCCTAGCACTGTCGTGCCCTTTCCGCCCAGGGAAGACGTCAGGCCGGCGAAGCACATTCGCATTGCCCCCACGAGAGGCGCACCAAGCGGCGGTGAGAAGCCCGGATTTGACGTTCACGTGGACGACAGCTACTATGTGGATGTGGGTGGTGATCAGAAGAGGTGGAAGTGCCGCATGTGCGACAAGTCCTACACATCCAAATACAACCTGGTCACGCATATTCTGGGCCACAAGGGCATCAAGCCCCACGGGTGTCACCTGTGTGGGAAGTTATTCAAGCAGCTGAGCCATCTGCATACGCACCTGCTCACCCATCGAGGCATGAGGCCTCATAAGTGCCAGGTGTGCCACAAGGCCTTCACCCAGACCAGCCATCTAAAGAGGCATATGATGCAACACAGTGACGTCAAGCCTTACAG CTGCAGCGTATGTGGCCGAGGCTTTGCTTATCCCAGTGAGCTTCGTGCCCACGAGTTGAAGCATGAAAAAGGCCAGGACAATGTGTGCGTCGAGTGTGGTTTGGACTTCCCCACTCTGGCCCAGCTTAAGAGACACCTGACCGCCCACCGAGGCCCCACCTTGTACAG GTGCTCAGAGTGCCAGAAGACGTTCCAATACCCAAGTCAGCTCCAGAACCACATGATGAAGCACAAAGACATCCGACCGTACATCTGCAGCGAGTGTGGGATGGAGTTCATCCAATCTCACCACCTCAAGCAACACACACTCACTCACAAA GGCGTGAAGGAGCACAAGTGTCGCATCTGCGGCCGAGAGTTCACGCTGCTGGCAAACATGAAGCGCCACGTGCTCATCCACACCAACGTGAGGGCCTACCAGTGCCACAAGTGCTTCAAAAGCTTTGTACAGAAGCAGACACTCAAGGCCCACATGATCGTCCACTCTGACATCAAGCCTTACAAGTGCAAG CTCTGTGGCAAAGAGTTCAACAGGATGCACAACCTCATGGGCCACATGCACCTCCACTCAGACAGTAAACCCTTCAAGTGCCTCTACTGTTCCAGCAAGTTCACACTGAAGGGAAACCTCACCAGACACATGAAGGTGAAGCACGGCATCTTGGACAGAGGACTGGATGAAAGAT TATTTCATCAGCGGGGACGCTTCTGCCTCTCCTCTCCGATGAGCATTCTGGGGCGTTTCAACCAAAAAGAGCCGTTTGATCTTTCTCAGAAGCCCTCGGGCCCGTCGGGTCTTCATCTCCCCCAGTCTGACGGCGAAAGTGTTCCCGGTAGTTCTTGCCAGGAGGAGGATGAGGACAGTTTGTACAGACAAAGTCAGTACAGCCCTGACGAATATCAACAGGAGTCAAGAGGGCGAATGACTCCGGCTACAGACGGACACTTGAATGCATCATGGGGACGGCTTGAGTCACGCGCTTGTTATGAGGAGGCTGAGAGAAGTCACAGAGAGTTGGAGGACGGTGCTGCTGAGTCTGAGCAGGATGAGGAGCTTGACATTGTATCAAACAGCTTAAAGACAGATAATGTCAGAGAACCAACTGAGCCAAAAGACGAAGGAGAAAAAGAGTATGAGTGA